One window of Cydia pomonella isolate Wapato2018A chromosome 5, ilCydPomo1, whole genome shotgun sequence genomic DNA carries:
- the LOC133518448 gene encoding uncharacterized protein LOC133518448: MKPEDAPKDEEENAEPENAPLVAGDVIGDTAYSERFVLKILLKLANLDTLKEEIKEKSFEDDLCTLWDMTAERDVVLFLQKHDILKLFYFALPVIESPRIIEIIVGIIGNLSCHRNVVSDLMKMDNFLELLLDYMKSDDSLVLIQVLRLVNSSLFLAPDAHVATLMDIFQKTDYATTLYFMLKNSSSKELLLTAIENFNTLCSYCNTEKTRLLFFTNFLKKEAIESLVAGFTEIIVNQKDSCEQDELERVLVITFQIVLNLVGFDKAQDIYIECAEDVANMIHQALCYYEKKLINLKEIDSDVIDILDSSITIIDVLKITCDPSKYFKPCYRMWRAVSLILKNTKNGNSFEQDDREELTAYTKNIVNPLSTLICVYLKSCTEEELLKILDDIGEEYERILGGVKDKEVQAEVSKRTENYRTRLKDNVDS; encoded by the coding sequence ATGAAGCCTGAAGATGCGCCCAAAGACGAAGAAGAAAACGCGGAGCCAGAAAATGCACCACTCGTCGCGGGGGACGTTATTGGCGACACTGCTTATAGCGAGcgatttgttttaaaaatccTGCTAAAATTAGCTAATTTGGACACTTTGAAAGAAGAAATCAAGGAGAAATCTTTTGAAGATGATCTTTGCACTCTGTGGGATATGACTGCGGAGCGAGATGTAGTTTTATTCCTCCAGAAACATGACATCTTAAAACTATTCTATTTCGCTTTGCCCGTTATAGAATCTCCGCGTATTATAGAGATAATTGTCGGTATTATAGGAAATTTATCATGCCATAGGAACGTCGTGTCAGATCTGATGAAAATGGATAACTTTTTGGAATTACTCCTCGATTATATGAAGAGTGATGACAGTCTGGTGCTGATACAAGTGCTGCGTCTCGTAAACTCGAGTTTGTTCCTCGCGCCAGACGCTCACGTCGCTACTTTGATGGATATTTTCCAAAAGACAGATTATGCTACCACTCTATATTTCATGTTAAAGAATTCTTCAAGCAAGGAACTGCTTCTGACAGCAATAGAGAATTTTAATACACTGTGCTCATATTGTAACACAGAGAAGACCAGATTGCTTTTCTTTACGAACTTCTTGAAGAAGGAAGCAATTGAGTCTCTGGTAGCAGGTTTTACTGAGATAATTGTGAATCAGAAAGATTCCTGTGAGCAGGATGAACTTGAAAGAGTGCTTGTCATTACATTTCAAATCGTACTAAATTTGGTAGGTTTCGACAAGGCTCAAGACATTTACATAGAATGTGCTGAGGATGTCGCTAACATGATACACCAAGCCTTATGCTACTATGAGAAGAAGTTGATTAATCTCAAAGAAATAGACTCCGATGTAATAGATATACTTGACTCTAGTATAACTATAATCGATGTGTTGAAAATTACTTGTGACCCCAGTAAATACTTCAAGCCATGCTACAGAATGTGGCGGGCAGTGAGtttgatattaaaaaataccaaaaacgGTAACAGTTTTGAGCAAGACGACAGGGAAGAGTTGACAGCATACACAAAAAACATTGTCAATCCATTGAGTACGCTTATTTGTGTTTACTTGAAAAGTTGTACTGAAGAGGAGTTACTGAAGATCCTGGATGACATTGGTGAGGAGTATGAGAGGATATTGGGTGGCGTTAAAGACAAGGAGGTTCAAGCTGAAGTCAGTAAAAGAACAGAAAACTATAGAACCAGGTTAAAGGACAATGTAGactcataa